From a region of the Brevibacterium siliguriense genome:
- a CDS encoding class E sortase, producing MRRREAEAAAAQGEPTAVYSDAPPVYQQPQQPAQGQQYGETTQAMPAVPQNAPAAAGAGYAAAPQQGGQATHGQAAHGHLGEDQPQGRPATRRQRRRQRVEREPLGPIRGTVRTFGELCITAGLVLILFVVWQLWWTDIQANRDNEVLADELTQDWANQDPNELPDDPDEPVVSEPVGKNEAFGIFYIPRFGDDYYRTVAEGVDLEPVLNRMGVGRYPNSAMPGEVGNFSVAGHRVTYGKPFNQIANLRPGDEIIVQTKDGFYTYTFRNFDIILPDAVEVLSPVPNEPDFKGKDRILTMTACNPMFSARERYVAYAEFTDWTPAGDGAPDSIKDSKAYDKVSKNGGA from the coding sequence ATGCGACGCAGAGAAGCCGAAGCCGCCGCGGCCCAGGGCGAACCGACCGCCGTCTACTCCGACGCCCCTCCCGTCTACCAACAGCCCCAACAGCCCGCACAAGGCCAGCAGTACGGCGAGACCACTCAAGCTATGCCCGCGGTCCCGCAGAACGCTCCCGCCGCAGCCGGAGCTGGATACGCGGCCGCGCCCCAGCAGGGCGGACAGGCCACACACGGACAAGCCGCGCACGGCCACCTCGGCGAGGATCAGCCTCAGGGTCGCCCCGCGACCCGCCGTCAGCGGCGTCGTCAGCGCGTGGAGCGCGAACCGCTCGGACCGATCCGCGGGACCGTGCGCACCTTCGGTGAACTGTGCATCACGGCCGGTCTCGTTCTCATCCTCTTCGTCGTCTGGCAGCTGTGGTGGACGGACATCCAGGCCAACCGCGACAACGAAGTGCTCGCGGACGAACTCACTCAGGACTGGGCGAACCAGGATCCGAACGAACTGCCCGACGATCCGGACGAACCTGTGGTCTCCGAACCCGTGGGCAAGAACGAGGCCTTCGGCATCTTCTACATTCCGCGCTTCGGGGACGACTACTACCGCACCGTCGCCGAGGGCGTCGACCTCGAACCCGTGCTCAACCGGATGGGCGTGGGCCGCTACCCGAACTCGGCGATGCCCGGCGAGGTCGGGAACTTCTCCGTCGCCGGCCACCGCGTGACCTACGGCAAACCGTTCAACCAGATCGCGAACCTGCGTCCGGGCGACGAGATCATCGTCCAGACGAAGGACGGCTTCTACACCTACACCTTCCGCAACTTCGACATCATCCTCCCTGATGCCGTCGAAGTGCTCTCACCCGTTCCCAATGAGCCCGACTTTAAGGGCAAGGACCGGATCCTGACGATGACGGCGTGCAACCCGATGTTCTCTGCCCGGGAACGTTACGTCGCCTACGCCGAATTCACGGACTGGACGCCCGCCGGCGACGGAGCGCCCGACAGCATCAAGGACTCGAAGGCCTACGACAAGGTCAGCAAGAACGGCGGTGCCTGA
- a CDS encoding cell division protein CrgA, which produces MAKSKGRPQRTSRTSSAAKAKQTQSAEAVEATEVEELETDSLDTDVSDAADTEVAEDANEESDATETAADDLKDDSADKDAEASDKTSAKDSKKDSGTAAAAKKTKASKDERADSTGDEKPTKKSGSAKDAKSSKTSTSKSTGSKGAAAKRTSRSGNPAKRPQGRKTASYTSTSGQQTIKPNPSWFLPVLIGLLLVGLIWLVTFYITQGAFPVEAWGNWNILIGFAFFVAGLIMSTRWR; this is translated from the coding sequence GTGGCCAAGTCCAAAGGACGCCCCCAGCGCACTTCTCGCACTTCGTCGGCGGCCAAGGCCAAGCAGACCCAGTCCGCTGAAGCGGTCGAGGCGACCGAGGTCGAGGAACTCGAGACCGATTCGCTCGACACCGATGTCTCCGATGCTGCTGACACGGAAGTCGCCGAGGATGCGAACGAAGAATCGGATGCGACCGAAACTGCTGCGGACGATCTGAAGGACGATTCCGCAGACAAGGACGCAGAGGCCTCCGACAAGACTTCTGCGAAGGACTCAAAGAAGGACTCCGGGACGGCGGCTGCCGCGAAGAAGACCAAAGCATCGAAGGACGAGAGGGCCGACTCAACCGGGGATGAGAAGCCCACCAAGAAGTCCGGCTCGGCCAAGGATGCGAAGTCGTCGAAGACCTCGACTTCCAAGTCCACTGGTTCGAAGGGTGCTGCTGCCAAGCGCACGTCCCGTTCGGGCAATCCGGCCAAGCGGCCGCAGGGACGCAAGACCGCGAGCTATACCTCGACCTCGGGCCAGCAGACGATCAAGCCGAACCCGAGCTGGTTCCTGCCGGTCCTCATCGGGCTGCTGCTTGTCGGCCTCATCTGGCTCGTCACCTTCTACATCACCCAGGGCGCTTTCCCCGTCGAAGCGTGGGGCAACTGGAACATCCTCATCGGCTTCGCCTTCTTCGTGGCGGGTCTGATCATGTCCACACGCTGGCGGTAG
- a CDS encoding rhomboid family intramembrane serine protease encodes MDTPEEGSARETGRALSASPPLITRTLLIVTIVAFLAELIPGLDLLRRLSFVPALSLEQPWRVLSVALVHEEPSPFHLLANMIGLFFFGSFVERALGHWKFLAVYVIGTAGGSAMVLLLADPFDVDWVTNHIGASGAVFAIVGVLLAPTRRLDRNITGVLVFVALNFGYGFLVAGVSWESHLGGLITGFVLGCAGLLGPQRSRTLVFTLTSVGLVVLMAAGGAWKMADLGL; translated from the coding sequence ATGGACACACCTGAGGAGGGCTCGGCACGGGAAACCGGCCGGGCCCTCTCTGCATCCCCGCCGCTGATCACCCGTACGCTCCTCATCGTCACCATCGTGGCCTTCCTCGCGGAGCTCATCCCCGGCCTTGACCTGCTGCGAAGGCTGAGCTTCGTTCCCGCACTCTCGCTCGAACAGCCGTGGCGGGTGCTTTCGGTCGCCCTCGTCCACGAGGAGCCCTCACCGTTCCACCTGCTGGCGAACATGATCGGGCTGTTCTTCTTCGGATCCTTCGTGGAGCGAGCCTTGGGGCACTGGAAGTTCCTGGCCGTCTACGTCATCGGGACCGCCGGTGGTTCAGCCATGGTGCTTCTGCTGGCCGATCCCTTCGACGTCGATTGGGTGACGAACCACATCGGAGCTTCGGGCGCGGTGTTCGCTATCGTCGGCGTCCTCCTGGCCCCTACCCGCCGCCTCGATCGGAACATCACCGGGGTCCTCGTGTTCGTTGCGCTCAACTTCGGCTACGGGTTCCTCGTGGCGGGAGTGTCTTGGGAGTCCCACCTCGGCGGTCTGATCACCGGTTTCGTGCTCGGGTGTGCGGGGCTGCTGGGACCACAGCGGTCACGGACGCTGGTGTTCACGCTGACCTCGGTCGGACTGGTAGTGCTCATGGCCGCCGGCGGAGCGTGGAAGATGGCCGACCTCGGTCTCTGA
- a CDS encoding peptidylprolyl isomerase, which produces MTTASTHTAVLHTNHGDITINLFGNHAPKTVANFVELAQGEREFTDPSTGEPTKRPFFDGLGFHRIISNFMIQGGCPLGTGTGGPGYTFDDEIHPELQFDRKYLLAMANAGKQMGRGTNGSQFFITTAETPWLNGKHTIFGEVADEASQRVVDEIEGVRTAAMDKPVEPVVIEKVDITAK; this is translated from the coding sequence ATGACTACAGCCTCAACGCATACCGCAGTCCTGCACACGAACCACGGTGACATCACCATCAACCTCTTCGGCAACCATGCTCCGAAGACTGTGGCCAACTTCGTCGAACTGGCCCAGGGCGAGCGTGAGTTCACCGATCCTTCGACCGGCGAGCCGACCAAGCGCCCCTTCTTCGACGGACTCGGCTTCCACCGCATCATCTCGAACTTCATGATCCAGGGCGGCTGCCCGCTGGGCACCGGCACCGGCGGACCTGGCTACACCTTCGACGACGAGATCCACCCCGAACTGCAGTTCGACCGCAAGTACCTGCTGGCCATGGCGAATGCCGGCAAGCAGATGGGACGCGGCACCAACGGCTCGCAGTTCTTCATCACCACCGCCGAGACCCCGTGGCTCAACGGCAAGCACACCATCTTCGGTGAGGTCGCCGACGAAGCCTCGCAGCGCGTCGTCGACGAGATCGAAGGTGTGCGCACCGCTGCGATGGACAAGCCGGTCGAGCCGGTCGTCATCGAGAAGGTCGACATCACCGCGAAGTGA
- a CDS encoding helix-turn-helix domain-containing protein, protein MRKDCLITNVQARAAIELFDHGYGYAATATKLDVHKPTLKLLHDRWLVRGTISVMEPHQPRRIPAEQKIATAKRYLDGEHKVELAKELGLASSRPILDWVKEYRDKGEDAFTPRKASGKGKTARMRAIDHGQDPDADPAPSKPDVMAKKTRVEDISLAEYRQLQDRLLRAEAENAYLKKLKALRQNGQL, encoded by the coding sequence ATGCGCAAGGACTGTCTGATCACCAACGTCCAAGCCCGTGCCGCGATCGAACTGTTCGACCACGGCTACGGATACGCTGCGACAGCCACGAAGCTCGACGTCCACAAACCCACACTCAAACTCCTCCACGACCGGTGGTTAGTGCGTGGAACAATATCGGTCATGGAACCCCACCAGCCCCGGCGCATACCAGCAGAGCAGAAGATCGCGACCGCGAAGCGATACCTCGACGGTGAACACAAAGTCGAACTCGCCAAGGAACTCGGCCTGGCATCATCGCGACCGATCCTCGACTGGGTCAAGGAATACCGAGACAAGGGCGAGGACGCTTTCACCCCACGCAAAGCATCGGGGAAGGGCAAAACAGCTCGCATGCGCGCGATCGATCACGGGCAGGACCCGGATGCCGACCCGGCACCGTCGAAGCCGGATGTGATGGCGAAGAAGACTCGGGTCGAGGACATCAGCCTGGCCGAGTACCGGCAGTTACAAGACCGGCTGCTGCGGGCGGAAGCGGAGAACGCGTACTTAAAAAAACTGAAGGCCTTGAGGCAGAACGGGCAGCTGTAA
- a CDS encoding IS3 family transposase, with product MVASLKADYPLSLLLSIAGLARSTFFYHQKRFGQRPDPYVQVRARIREIFTDSNERYGHRKIMTVLVKEGLSIAKKTVLRLMQDMGIKTKVRRKRYNSHRGTVGRVAGNVLNRDFTAEEPNEKWVSDVTEFAVADQKLYLSPVIDLFDTSVVSYSMSTSPNTALTNESLIRACQGLRPGQAPLVHTDQGFQYQHVSWAAILAEYGARPSMSRKGNCWDNAVAENFFGQLKSEMFYLQKFDTVEDLKTAIDEYIHWYNFERISTRLGGLAPMEYRTKTANATEAVTALC from the coding sequence ATTGTTGCCAGTCTCAAGGCGGACTACCCACTGTCACTGCTGCTGAGCATTGCGGGGTTGGCGCGGTCGACGTTTTTCTATCACCAGAAACGCTTCGGTCAGAGACCTGACCCGTATGTGCAGGTGAGGGCCCGGATCCGGGAGATCTTCACCGACAGCAACGAACGCTACGGGCACCGCAAGATTATGACTGTCTTGGTCAAAGAGGGCCTGTCGATTGCGAAGAAGACCGTGCTGCGGTTGATGCAGGACATGGGGATCAAGACCAAGGTGCGCCGGAAGCGGTACAACTCCCACCGCGGCACGGTCGGCCGTGTGGCTGGCAATGTCCTCAACCGGGACTTCACTGCTGAGGAACCGAATGAGAAATGGGTCTCTGACGTCACGGAATTCGCTGTGGCGGATCAGAAACTGTATCTGTCACCGGTCATTGATCTCTTCGATACCAGTGTGGTGTCGTACTCGATGTCGACGTCACCGAACACGGCGTTGACGAACGAGTCACTGATCAGGGCATGCCAGGGGCTTCGGCCGGGTCAGGCACCGTTGGTGCACACGGACCAGGGGTTTCAGTACCAGCACGTGTCGTGGGCGGCGATCTTGGCCGAGTATGGTGCACGCCCGTCGATGTCGCGGAAGGGAAATTGTTGGGATAACGCGGTCGCGGAGAACTTCTTCGGGCAATTGAAGTCTGAAATGTTCTATCTGCAGAAGTTCGACACTGTCGAGGACCTCAAGACCGCGATCGATGAGTACATTCACTGGTATAACTTTGAGAGGATCTCGACACGACTTGGCGGTCTTGCTCCGATGGAGTATCGGACCAAGACCGCCAATGCCACAGAGGCCGTAACCGCTCTATGCTGA
- a CDS encoding MFS transporter — MLPWIILGIVILALNLRTPIIAPTAILPDIQEGTGFSAAGLGLLTGLPVLLFALATPVAGKFITRLGAEATVLACLSGVLLGTVLRSVGPSWLVLVGTGIIGLAITLGNIVVPVLIRREVPWEQVSMVTGLYSAMMNVGSMATLIGTGPLAEAFGWRWALAAWGGLAFAGLGFWMVLIRVRVRRDGEAARAAAAESADDPSTVEATAPAAKQSWAEAPASFRWIIALLIITFSGQSTAYYVTTTWLPSYLGDTIGLAPTAAGSTASLFQIAAILGAFGVPLLAVKTKPWVPVAIVAVLWLSLPVGLLMAPGAYCLWASTGGIAQGGGFTAIFSIIARTAGSDAQTASASARVQFGGYLAATLAPPFAGWLNTATGGWTAPLLLILAATLAFTITGLLAARRAGGLPRGGREILDPD, encoded by the coding sequence ATGCTGCCCTGGATCATTCTGGGCATCGTCATCCTCGCCCTCAACCTGCGCACCCCGATCATTGCGCCGACCGCGATCCTGCCTGACATCCAGGAGGGCACGGGATTCAGCGCGGCCGGACTCGGTCTGCTCACCGGCCTTCCGGTTCTGCTGTTTGCCCTGGCCACGCCGGTGGCGGGGAAGTTCATCACCCGCCTCGGCGCCGAAGCCACGGTTCTCGCTTGTTTGTCCGGTGTGCTGCTGGGCACCGTTCTGCGGTCGGTCGGCCCGTCCTGGCTCGTGCTCGTGGGCACCGGCATCATCGGCCTGGCAATCACCTTGGGCAATATCGTCGTCCCCGTCCTCATCCGCCGCGAGGTGCCGTGGGAACAGGTGTCGATGGTCACCGGCCTGTACTCGGCGATGATGAACGTCGGGTCGATGGCCACCCTCATCGGCACCGGTCCGTTGGCCGAGGCCTTCGGCTGGCGCTGGGCCCTGGCCGCATGGGGAGGACTCGCCTTCGCGGGCCTCGGATTCTGGATGGTGCTCATTCGCGTGCGCGTGCGCCGCGACGGGGAGGCCGCCCGCGCCGCCGCAGCCGAATCCGCCGATGATCCTTCCACCGTCGAGGCGACCGCCCCCGCCGCGAAGCAGTCGTGGGCCGAGGCTCCCGCTTCCTTCCGGTGGATCATCGCTCTGCTCATCATCACGTTCTCCGGGCAGTCGACGGCCTACTACGTGACGACGACCTGGCTGCCGAGCTACCTCGGGGACACGATCGGGCTCGCCCCGACCGCCGCCGGAAGCACGGCGTCCCTGTTCCAGATCGCTGCGATCCTCGGTGCCTTCGGAGTGCCGCTGCTGGCCGTGAAGACGAAGCCGTGGGTGCCCGTGGCGATCGTCGCCGTGCTCTGGCTGTCCCTGCCCGTGGGCCTGCTTATGGCTCCCGGCGCCTACTGTCTGTGGGCGTCCACCGGCGGCATCGCCCAAGGTGGTGGGTTCACGGCGATCTTCTCGATCATCGCCCGCACCGCCGGAAGCGATGCGCAGACCGCGTCGGCATCGGCGCGTGTGCAGTTCGGCGGCTACCTCGCAGCGACCTTGGCCCCGCCGTTCGCCGGTTGGCTCAACACGGCCACCGGAGGGTGGACGGCACCGCTGCTGCTCATCCTCGCCGCCACGCTCGCGTTCACGATCACCGGGCTGTTAGCTGCTCGCCGAGCAGGAGGCCTCCCGCGCGGCGGACGTGAGATCCTCGACCCCGACTAG
- the argS gene encoding arginine--tRNA ligase has translation MPSLTSVLTDRFAAALTQAFGEDFARRDPVIRSSQFADFQANVALPLAKELKSKPRDIAAQIVDNLDLAGVCETPEISGPGFINLTFTPEFLASTLTAGGVAAAPENTDPQTIAIDYSAPNVAKEMHVGHLRTTVVGDALARTHEFLGNTVIRQNHIGDWGTPFGMLIEHLLDVGVDSDEASEVSENPNAFYQAARAKFDSDEAFATRSRARVVKLQGGDEDTLGLWTTLVGYSREYFNRIYSLLDVTLTDADLAGESTYNDVLAEVCDELEAKGLATISDGALCVFPEGFTGREGEPLPLIIRKSDGGYGYATTDLAAVRNRAVNLGVNRALYVVGTPQAMHFDMVFTVAREAGWLPETFSPEHVKIGNVLGSDGKILRTRSGAPLRLAELLEEAVARAKTTLAESSVDFEPAEADEVARIVGIGAVKYADLSVAHDTSYTFDLDRMLAPIGNTAPYLQYAGARIRSIGRKAEAEGVNASQVANAAISLGETAERELALNLLGFADVVTEVAAGSTPHRLCTYLFDLAQAFTSFYEQCPVLIAETPELRDSRLRLSAIVLEVLQAGLGVLGIRVPERM, from the coding sequence ATGCCATCTCTGACTTCTGTGCTCACGGACCGTTTCGCCGCCGCCCTCACCCAAGCCTTCGGTGAGGACTTCGCCAGGCGCGATCCCGTCATCCGCAGCAGCCAGTTCGCAGACTTCCAAGCCAATGTGGCCCTGCCTCTGGCCAAGGAACTGAAGTCGAAGCCGCGCGATATCGCCGCACAGATCGTCGACAACCTCGACCTCGCCGGCGTCTGCGAGACCCCGGAGATCTCCGGCCCAGGGTTCATCAACCTCACTTTCACTCCCGAATTCCTCGCCTCCACTCTGACCGCAGGCGGAGTCGCCGCCGCACCGGAGAACACGGATCCGCAGACCATCGCCATCGACTATTCGGCCCCGAACGTGGCCAAGGAGATGCACGTCGGCCACCTGCGCACCACCGTCGTCGGTGACGCCCTGGCCCGTACCCACGAATTCCTCGGCAACACGGTCATCCGCCAGAACCACATCGGCGACTGGGGAACGCCGTTCGGCATGCTCATCGAGCACCTCCTCGACGTCGGCGTCGACTCCGACGAGGCCTCCGAAGTGTCCGAGAACCCGAACGCCTTCTACCAGGCGGCCCGCGCGAAGTTCGACTCCGATGAGGCCTTCGCCACCCGCTCCCGCGCCCGTGTCGTCAAGCTCCAGGGCGGCGACGAGGACACTCTGGGACTGTGGACGACGCTCGTCGGCTACTCCCGCGAGTACTTCAACCGCATCTACTCGCTCCTCGACGTCACCCTCACCGACGCCGATCTCGCCGGAGAGTCCACCTACAACGACGTGCTGGCCGAGGTCTGCGACGAGCTCGAGGCCAAGGGCCTGGCGACGATCTCCGACGGTGCGCTGTGCGTGTTCCCCGAAGGCTTCACCGGCCGTGAGGGCGAACCCCTGCCGCTCATCATCCGCAAATCCGACGGCGGTTACGGCTACGCCACGACGGATCTCGCCGCCGTGCGCAACCGGGCCGTCAACCTCGGCGTGAACAGGGCTCTCTACGTCGTCGGCACCCCGCAGGCCATGCACTTCGACATGGTCTTCACCGTCGCACGTGAGGCCGGCTGGCTGCCGGAGACCTTCAGCCCCGAACACGTGAAGATCGGCAATGTGCTCGGCTCCGACGGCAAGATCCTGCGCACCCGCTCAGGTGCCCCGCTGCGCCTGGCCGAACTCCTCGAAGAGGCCGTGGCCCGGGCGAAGACGACACTGGCCGAGTCGAGCGTGGACTTCGAGCCTGCGGAGGCCGACGAGGTCGCCCGCATCGTCGGCATCGGTGCGGTGAAGTACGCCGATCTGTCCGTCGCCCACGACACCTCCTACACCTTTGACCTCGACCGGATGCTCGCGCCCATCGGCAACACCGCCCCTTACCTCCAGTACGCCGGTGCCCGCATCCGCTCCATCGGCCGCAAGGCCGAAGCCGAAGGCGTCAACGCTTCCCAGGTCGCCAACGCTGCGATCAGCCTCGGGGAGACGGCCGAACGTGAGCTCGCGCTCAACCTCCTCGGTTTCGCCGATGTGGTCACCGAGGTGGCTGCCGGGTCGACGCCGCACCGTCTGTGCACCTACCTGTTCGATCTTGCCCAGGCGTTCACCTCGTTCTATGAGCAGTGCCCGGTGCTCATCGCCGAGACTCCTGAGCTGCGCGACTCCCGTCTGCGGCTCTCGGCGATCGTGCTCGAGGTCCTCCAGGCCGGTCTCGGGGTGCTCGGCATCCGCGTTCCCGAGCGGATGTGA
- a CDS encoding S41 family peptidase: MTYLRYPHIQSDLITFTAHDDVWLVPSSGGRAWRLTSDHVPVRSPRISPDGAHVAFVSFRTGQPELMVAEVATGSLRQLTWLGSSAMTMLGWADPTHVLVGANAGEFEVRNHVVKSVSLDGEVDRLSFGRASGLARHHTGVTALSTPFSRPPAHWKRYRGGTAPRLWLDRVGNANVSGIGDGSGARWQRLLREDQASLTDPLWVGDSLVFTSDRAATFPHHADEQANLWIIDGLATSANGDVAVEPRQLTHQTEAEGYVRDATTDGTRIVWHSRGQIRILDSLDAAVRTLAVTLPGTQVQPLSLDPKTGLNHISPDRQGNASVVEWRGKTFWIAHREGPVRALCADSSIRTREPLILGDTGLAAFITDVEGEDAIEVMSVTGDKPPRRIGAGALGRVLDLQADPAGKMLATISHDGSIRTVEVGNGRTRLVGHSGHGEARDPRFSPDGKYLVWSQPTQGEELLAQLMIAEVKSERQAQPLTTGKFNDFSPTFTRDGKFVAFLSDRTFDPSYNQHSFDLSFNGVTRPWLLPLAADEPAPFGPSAGGWAIADITEDAKSDRGRGDKPAATVEVELEGAEERIVPFPVASGVFRDLESAEGGLVWMRTGDVEAGELGTQRAGDTGDKPAEVIQFFDFAKRKVTTIVDKADEYAISGDGKLLVVTSDEAISVVPANRKVEADDDEFVSVDVTRLRFELDRRAEWLQMFEENSRIMRDHYWREDMNGVDWESVTLRWRAVAAKALTHDDLVDVLWETVGELNTSHAYVSPPAGLGDGARKLGFLGVDLAKTPEGWTIERILPGESSEPDARSPLRQAGVGAKAGDVILAVNGQPVDEAAGPAAHLQGAADTIVELTLRRGRRDRTVAVIPLASEEKLRYQDWVRSRREYVAEKSGGRIGYVHVPDMTSYGWAQLHRDLRQAMDCEGVIADVRFNRGGHTSALVAERFADTVVAWNQARSYDEMGRDPEDAPRGPVVFVANEFSGSDGDIINARVQAKGIGPVVGVRTWGGVVGIDGRYDLVDGTGVTQPRYAFWIEGKGWGVENYGVEPDIEVEHDPGQLFAADDPQLDRAIAEVFAGLEARPAAQAPEFPPPRVQPLKKDGAGAAAPGAEPDED, from the coding sequence GTGACTTATCTTCGCTATCCCCATATCCAGTCCGATCTCATCACCTTCACCGCCCACGACGATGTCTGGCTGGTTCCGTCCTCCGGTGGCCGCGCCTGGCGGCTGACCTCCGATCATGTGCCCGTCCGGTCTCCGAGGATCTCACCCGACGGAGCGCATGTCGCGTTCGTGTCCTTCCGCACCGGCCAGCCGGAGCTCATGGTCGCCGAGGTGGCCACCGGGTCCCTGCGCCAGCTCACCTGGTTGGGGTCGAGTGCGATGACGATGCTCGGGTGGGCCGATCCGACCCATGTCCTCGTCGGCGCGAATGCCGGGGAGTTCGAGGTCCGCAACCATGTCGTGAAGTCCGTGAGTCTCGACGGTGAGGTCGATCGACTGTCGTTCGGTCGTGCTTCGGGTCTGGCCCGGCACCATACGGGAGTGACCGCTCTGTCGACGCCGTTCTCCCGTCCGCCCGCGCACTGGAAGCGCTACCGGGGAGGCACCGCGCCGAGGCTGTGGCTCGATCGGGTCGGCAACGCGAATGTTTCCGGCATCGGCGATGGGTCCGGCGCCCGGTGGCAGCGCCTGCTGCGGGAGGACCAGGCCTCGCTGACGGATCCGCTGTGGGTCGGCGATTCCCTCGTCTTCACCTCCGACCGGGCCGCGACCTTCCCCCACCATGCCGACGAGCAGGCGAACCTGTGGATCATCGACGGCCTGGCCACTTCGGCGAATGGGGATGTCGCGGTCGAACCGCGCCAGCTCACTCATCAGACCGAGGCCGAGGGCTATGTCCGTGACGCCACGACCGACGGCACCCGCATCGTCTGGCACTCCCGCGGGCAGATCAGGATCCTCGACAGCCTCGATGCGGCCGTCCGCACCCTCGCAGTCACCCTGCCTGGCACTCAGGTGCAGCCGCTGAGCCTCGATCCGAAGACCGGACTCAACCACATCAGCCCTGACAGGCAGGGAAACGCCTCGGTCGTGGAATGGCGCGGCAAGACCTTCTGGATCGCCCACCGCGAAGGCCCGGTCCGAGCGCTGTGCGCGGATTCGTCGATCCGCACCCGCGAACCCCTCATCCTCGGGGACACCGGTCTGGCCGCGTTCATCACCGATGTCGAAGGGGAGGACGCGATCGAGGTCATGTCCGTGACCGGGGACAAGCCGCCTCGGCGAATCGGAGCCGGAGCCCTGGGACGGGTCCTCGACCTGCAGGCGGATCCGGCGGGGAAGATGCTCGCCACGATCTCCCACGACGGATCGATTCGGACCGTCGAGGTGGGCAACGGCCGCACACGCCTGGTGGGGCATTCGGGTCACGGCGAGGCGCGGGACCCGCGGTTCTCACCCGATGGGAAGTACCTCGTGTGGTCGCAGCCGACGCAGGGTGAGGAGCTGCTCGCGCAGCTGATGATCGCCGAAGTGAAGTCGGAGCGACAGGCCCAGCCGCTGACGACGGGCAAGTTCAACGACTTCTCGCCGACATTCACCCGCGACGGGAAGTTCGTCGCATTCCTCTCCGATCGCACCTTCGACCCCTCGTACAACCAGCATTCCTTCGATCTGTCGTTCAACGGCGTCACCCGACCGTGGCTGCTGCCCTTGGCCGCCGATGAGCCCGCACCATTCGGGCCGAGCGCCGGCGGGTGGGCGATCGCTGACATCACCGAGGATGCGAAGTCCGATCGTGGTCGCGGAGACAAGCCCGCCGCAACCGTCGAGGTCGAACTCGAGGGCGCGGAGGAACGCATCGTGCCGTTCCCCGTCGCCTCGGGGGTCTTCCGGGACCTCGAATCCGCCGAAGGCGGCCTCGTCTGGATGCGCACCGGCGATGTCGAGGCCGGTGAGCTCGGCACTCAGCGAGCAGGAGATACCGGTGACAAACCCGCCGAGGTGATCCAGTTCTTCGACTTCGCCAAGCGGAAGGTCACCACCATCGTCGACAAGGCCGACGAGTATGCGATCTCCGGCGACGGCAAGCTGCTCGTCGTGACCAGCGACGAAGCGATCAGCGTGGTCCCGGCGAACCGGAAGGTCGAGGCCGACGATGATGAGTTCGTCTCCGTCGACGTCACGCGTCTGCGGTTCGAGCTCGACCGTCGGGCCGAGTGGCTGCAGATGTTCGAGGAGAACTCGCGGATCATGCGCGACCACTATTGGCGCGAGGACATGAACGGGGTGGATTGGGAGTCGGTCACGCTGCGTTGGCGTGCCGTGGCCGCGAAGGCGCTGACCCATGACGACCTCGTCGACGTGCTGTGGGAGACCGTGGGCGAACTCAACACTTCGCACGCCTATGTCAGCCCGCCGGCGGGGCTCGGCGATGGGGCGAGGAAGCTCGGCTTCCTCGGCGTGGATCTGGCCAAGACACCGGAGGGATGGACGATTGAGCGCATCCTCCCAGGTGAGAGCAGTGAACCTGATGCCAGGTCACCGCTGAGGCAGGCCGGTGTCGGGGCGAAGGCCGGCGATGTCATCCTCGCCGTCAACGGTCAGCCCGTCGACGAGGCGGCCGGTCCCGCCGCTCATCTGCAGGGGGCCGCGGACACGATCGTCGAGCTCACTCTGCGCCGCGGCCGCAGGGACCGCACGGTCGCGGTCATTCCGCTGGCCAGCGAGGAGAAGCTGCGCTATCAGGACTGGGTGCGCTCCCGCCGCGAGTATGTGGCCGAGAAGTCCGGCGGCCGCATCGGCTATGTGCATGTTCCGGACATGACCTCCTACGGGTGGGCGCAGCTGCACCGGGATCTGCGGCAGGCCATGGACTGCGAGGGTGTCATCGCCGATGTGCGGTTCAACCGCGGCGGGCACACGAGTGCGCTCGTGGCCGAACGCTTCGCCGATACGGTCGTGGCGTGGAATCAGGCCCGCAGCTATGACGAGATGGGTCGTGACCCGGAGGATGCTCCGCGGGGGCCCGTGGTCTTCGTGGCCAATGAGTTCTCCGGCTCCGATGGTGACATCATCAACGCGCGTGTGCAGGCCAAGGGCATCGGCCCGGTCGTCGGTGTGCGCACGTGGGGAGGAGTCGTCGGCATCGACGGTCGCTACGACCTCGTCGACGGCACCGGGGTGACGCAGCCGCGCTATGCCTTCTGGATCGAAGGCAAGGGCTGGGGCGTGGAGAACTACGGCGTCGAACCCGATATCGAGGTCGAGCACGATCCCGGTCAGCTCTTCGCCGCTGACGATCCGCAGCTCGATCGCGCCATCGCCGAGGTATTCGCTGGCCTGGAGGCCCGTCCCGCCGCTCAGGCTCCGGAGTTCCCGCCCCCGCGCGTGCAGCCGCTGAAGAAGGACGGTGCTGGGGCGGCGGCACCAGGCGCCGAGCCCGACGAGGACTGA